From Streptomyces cyaneogriseus subsp. noncyanogenus, the proteins below share one genomic window:
- a CDS encoding VOC family protein has protein sequence MPLRMKLSAITLDCADPQALAEFYRQATGLRPHPASNGDFAGLVSEDGLFLGFQRIDGHQPPTWPGRTVPQQIHLDFEVDDLDEAEARLVDLGASKPGHQPDEDRWRVLIDPAGHPFCLARG, from the coding sequence ATGCCCCTGCGGATGAAGCTGTCGGCGATCACCCTGGACTGCGCCGATCCGCAGGCGCTCGCCGAGTTCTACCGGCAGGCCACCGGGCTGCGGCCGCACCCCGCCTCGAACGGCGACTTCGCGGGCCTGGTGAGCGAGGACGGGCTCTTCCTCGGCTTCCAGCGGATCGACGGCCACCAGCCCCCCACCTGGCCCGGCCGGACCGTGCCGCAGCAGATCCATCTCGACTTCGAGGTGGACGATCTCGACGAGGCCGAGGCACGGCTCGTGGACCTGGGCGCCTCCAAGCCGGGGCACCAGCCCGACGAGGACAGATGGCGGGTGCTCATCGACCCGGCCGGGCACCCGTTCTGCCTGGCCAGGGGCTGA
- a CDS encoding SPW repeat protein, whose amino-acid sequence MANVSHTRGDITSHPDASEMRARYDRVLGGRDVALVDGPVFLLGLYCAVSPWILHYTTSQPALVAHNLIVGIAIGLLALGFTRAPERMYGLSWAMCAMGVWMIISPWIVGNDPDAGVVWNNIVIGALAIILGAVCAATAAKSVPKR is encoded by the coding sequence ATGGCCAACGTCTCGCACACCAGAGGTGACATCACCAGCCACCCCGACGCCTCGGAGATGCGGGCGCGCTACGACCGCGTGCTCGGCGGCCGGGATGTGGCGCTCGTGGACGGACCGGTCTTCCTGCTCGGTCTGTACTGTGCCGTGTCCCCGTGGATCCTCCACTACACGACGAGCCAGCCGGCGCTCGTGGCGCACAACCTGATCGTGGGCATCGCGATAGGTCTGCTGGCCCTCGGGTTCACCAGGGCACCGGAGCGCATGTACGGCCTGAGCTGGGCCATGTGCGCGATGGGCGTGTGGATGATCATCTCGCCGTGGATCGTCGGCAACGATCCGGACGCCGGCGTCGTGTGGAACAACATCGTGATCGGCGCCCTCGCGATCATCCTCGGAGCCGTGTGCGCCGCTACGGCGGCGAAGAGCGTCCCCAAGCGCTAG
- a CDS encoding alpha/beta hydrolase, protein MLAKLSTRSSVRRCAVTGALGLALLGAGLPAVARDGTDPGLARFYAQKVRWTACESADAPKDLQCGKVTVPLDYTRPEAGTLDLALARYRATGESEGSVLLNFGGPGGSGVSELAAGGKDFLHLTNGYDVVTFDPRGVGRSSPVSCGEGSVEILEATDGDEEDGDTQEVLRRLRNAVAKCVRHSGPVLPHIGTVNASRDMDVIRQALGDDRLNYLGFSYGTRLGAVYAAQFPGKVGRMVLDGVDTLTEPLPQQGLVGAKGQQTALENFIDWCTNDIACPFGQDPRDAREQVVHLVDSLDDDPVPTAFGDRFTGQDLVGAIGQALYSREMWPLLQRALAQLVEDGDTSALEGFISGGVAFPVRQEGRARGTGDGLVDEEDVPLDNLPAALMAINCADDPDRPTAAQVTRSLGRLRAAYEKASPIFGQYRLTQVLMCYGRPKGTDFIREKVKDVDTPKMLLVGTRGDPATPYRWTEETAERLGDAAVVLDNRGEGHTGYASSKCVHRKVDAFLLFGTLPPSGSSCGSADDGVADTDE, encoded by the coding sequence ATGCTGGCCAAGCTGTCGACCCGCTCCTCGGTACGGCGCTGCGCGGTCACCGGCGCACTGGGGCTGGCCCTGCTGGGCGCGGGTCTGCCCGCCGTCGCCCGGGACGGCACCGATCCGGGCCTGGCCCGGTTCTACGCACAGAAGGTCCGGTGGACGGCGTGCGAGAGCGCGGACGCGCCGAAGGACCTGCAGTGCGGGAAGGTCACCGTCCCCCTCGACTACACCCGGCCCGAGGCGGGAACCCTCGACCTGGCCCTGGCCCGCTACCGGGCGACCGGTGAGTCCGAGGGATCGGTGCTGCTGAACTTCGGCGGCCCGGGCGGCTCCGGCGTCAGCGAACTCGCCGCCGGCGGCAAGGACTTTCTCCATCTGACCAACGGCTATGACGTGGTGACCTTCGATCCCCGGGGCGTCGGCAGGTCCTCGCCGGTCTCCTGCGGCGAGGGCTCGGTCGAGATCCTGGAGGCGACGGACGGGGACGAGGAGGACGGTGACACGCAGGAGGTGCTGCGGCGCCTGCGGAACGCCGTCGCCAAGTGCGTGCGGCACTCGGGCCCCGTCCTGCCGCACATAGGCACGGTCAACGCCTCGCGGGACATGGACGTGATACGTCAGGCGCTCGGCGACGACAGGCTCAACTACCTGGGCTTCTCCTACGGAACCCGGCTCGGCGCGGTCTACGCGGCCCAGTTCCCCGGAAAGGTCGGGCGGATGGTGCTGGACGGCGTGGACACGTTGACGGAACCGCTGCCGCAGCAGGGACTGGTCGGCGCGAAGGGCCAGCAGACGGCGTTGGAGAACTTCATCGACTGGTGCACGAACGACATCGCCTGCCCGTTCGGCCAGGACCCGCGGGACGCGCGGGAGCAGGTCGTGCACCTGGTCGACTCGCTCGACGACGACCCGGTGCCCACGGCCTTCGGGGACCGGTTCACCGGGCAGGATCTGGTGGGCGCGATCGGGCAGGCCCTGTACAGCAGGGAGATGTGGCCCCTGCTGCAACGGGCTCTCGCACAGTTGGTCGAGGACGGCGACACGAGCGCCCTGGAGGGCTTCATCTCCGGCGGTGTCGCGTTCCCCGTCCGGCAGGAGGGCCGCGCCCGCGGCACCGGCGACGGCCTCGTGGACGAGGAGGACGTCCCCCTGGACAACCTGCCCGCTGCACTGATGGCGATCAACTGCGCGGACGACCCGGACCGGCCGACCGCCGCGCAGGTCACCCGCTCGCTCGGACGGCTGCGGGCGGCGTACGAGAAGGCTTCACCGATCTTCGGGCAGTACCGGCTCACCCAGGTGCTGATGTGCTACGGCCGTCCCAAGGGCACCGACTTCATCCGCGAGAAGGTCAAGGACGTCGACACACCGAAGATGCTGCTCGTCGGCACGCGCGGCGACCCGGCGACGCCGTACCGCTGGACGGAGGAGACGGCCGAACGGCTCGGCGACGCGGCCGTGGTGCTCGACAACCGCGGTGAGGGGCACACCGGGTACGCGTCCTCCAAGTGCGTGCACCGCAAGGTCGACGCCTTCCTGCTGTTCGGCACCCTGCCGCCCAGCGGCAGCTCGTGCGGTTCCGCGGACGACGGCGTGGCAGACACCGACGAATGA
- a CDS encoding nucleoside deaminase, protein MVVKDAELPLLRRCVELAAEALEAGDEPFGSVLAAADGTVLAEDHNRVASGDRTRHPEFELARWSAAHMTPEERAAATVYTSGEHCPMCAAAHAWVGLGRIVYIASSEQLSAWLTELGVPAPPVRTLPVREIAPGVAVEGPVPELAEEVHALHRRFHTGRD, encoded by the coding sequence ATGGTCGTGAAGGACGCCGAACTGCCGCTCCTGCGCCGCTGCGTCGAGCTGGCGGCCGAGGCGCTGGAGGCGGGGGACGAGCCGTTCGGTTCGGTCCTGGCCGCCGCGGACGGCACGGTGCTCGCCGAGGACCACAATCGGGTGGCGTCCGGTGACCGCACCCGCCACCCCGAGTTCGAGCTGGCCCGCTGGTCAGCCGCCCACATGACGCCCGAGGAGCGGGCGGCCGCGACCGTGTACACGTCGGGCGAACACTGCCCGATGTGCGCCGCCGCGCACGCCTGGGTGGGTCTCGGACGCATCGTGTACATCGCCTCCTCGGAGCAGCTCTCCGCCTGGCTCACGGAGCTGGGGGTGCCCGCTCCGCCGGTACGGACGCTGCCGGTCCGGGAGATCGCGCCGGGCGTCGCCGTGGAAGGCCCGGTGCCCGAACTGGCCGAGGAGGTCCACGCCTTGCACCGCCGCTTCCACACCGGCCGGGACTGA
- a CDS encoding Gfo/Idh/MocA family protein has protein sequence MAELLGVAVLGAGHMGADHIRRLDRVVSGARVAAVADPDAERAKEAVAGIDGVVVHTDPEAVLDAPGVEAVLIASPGPAHEEALLAAFARGLPVLCEKPMVPGSEGALRVVEAEARLGRRLAQIGFMRRYDAEYQRLKSLLDSGRLGRPLMLHCAHRNVSSPPDFTSAMLIESSVSHEIDAARWLLGQELTAVTVLRPQSSAGAPEGLADPQFVLFETERGALVDVEVFVNCGFGYQVRCEAVCEAGSARIGDAHTMVVTAAGGACEEVAQDYLVRFADAYDREVRSWVDAARRGQVTGPGTWDGYTAAVVAEAGVRSLRSGSRVTVDLAPRPAPHTPAGPTR, from the coding sequence ATGGCGGAACTGCTGGGTGTGGCCGTCCTGGGTGCGGGACACATGGGAGCCGACCACATACGGCGACTCGACCGGGTGGTGAGCGGGGCCAGGGTCGCCGCGGTCGCCGATCCCGATGCCGAGCGCGCGAAGGAAGCCGTGGCCGGCATCGACGGCGTCGTCGTGCACACGGACCCCGAGGCCGTGCTCGACGCTCCCGGCGTCGAGGCCGTGCTGATCGCCTCCCCCGGCCCCGCCCACGAGGAAGCCCTGCTCGCCGCCTTCGCGCGGGGGCTGCCGGTGCTGTGCGAGAAGCCGATGGTGCCCGGCTCCGAGGGTGCGCTGCGCGTGGTGGAGGCGGAGGCGCGGCTGGGCCGGCGGCTGGCGCAGATCGGGTTCATGCGGCGGTACGACGCCGAGTACCAACGTCTGAAGTCCCTGCTCGACAGCGGGCGCCTGGGCCGTCCGCTGATGCTGCACTGCGCGCACCGCAACGTCTCCTCCCCGCCGGACTTCACCTCCGCCATGCTGATCGAGAGCTCGGTGTCGCACGAGATCGACGCGGCTCGCTGGCTGCTGGGGCAGGAGCTGACCGCGGTGACCGTCCTGCGGCCCCAAAGCTCCGCGGGTGCGCCCGAAGGGCTCGCGGACCCGCAGTTCGTGCTGTTCGAGACCGAGCGGGGTGCCCTGGTCGACGTGGAGGTCTTCGTCAACTGCGGCTTCGGTTACCAGGTCCGGTGCGAGGCCGTCTGCGAGGCGGGCAGCGCCCGGATCGGGGACGCGCACACCATGGTGGTGACGGCGGCGGGCGGCGCCTGCGAGGAGGTCGCCCAGGACTACCTCGTACGGTTCGCCGACGCCTACGACCGCGAGGTGCGGTCCTGGGTCGACGCCGCCCGCCGGGGCCAGGTCACCGGTCCCGGCACCTGGGACGGGTACACGGCCGCCGTGGTCGCCGAGGCCGGTGTGCGGTCCCTCCGCAGCGGCTCCCGAGTCACCGTCGACCTCGCTCCGCGCCCGGCCCCGCACACCCCGGCCGGCCCCACCCGGTAG
- a CDS encoding SpoIIE family protein phosphatase translates to MPSPLSADRPSARPPGRGAVEALIWQARRLKGEVDAVRRDTRHEEAGLRGRWQRALYDLALHQLDDLDAHLAQLRDGPPPACPIAREASRDPARPASGSLLSRVGSAEWNLLTDVAEWSGELYRILGRDPSAPPLTLDELPSLVLTEDRPKLTAMVTDCLVDGRPIDGEFRVVHPDGAVRTVHMMGEPVLDADGSTASMWAVLRDVSELRRSRRVVSETRDSLRHDARQAQPGHRAAVESQEAVPPRHGSLRLPCRSGRGMDIAVGRLPSSAAPPDGAWCDALPLDGGETLLAAGDLPRTGADEGTAILLGALRGMALAGARPAELLTLLDRLLGTTAPPAALTGAVCCRYRPATRTLEWARTDHPAPLLFRAGTGRRLLAPDAASQQAGETLRAGDVLLLHTTAPAPRHGGSGTADPFLALAPHLATARTAQEGLRTVVERYGGPGPADGAQVLVARVTT, encoded by the coding sequence ATGCCGTCCCCCCTCTCCGCGGACCGCCCGTCCGCCCGGCCGCCCGGGCGCGGTGCGGTCGAGGCGCTGATCTGGCAGGCGCGGCGGCTCAAGGGCGAGGTGGACGCCGTCCGGCGCGACACCCGGCACGAGGAAGCGGGGCTCCGGGGACGCTGGCAGCGCGCCCTGTACGACCTGGCGCTGCACCAGCTCGACGACCTCGACGCGCACTTGGCACAGTTGCGGGACGGTCCGCCGCCCGCTTGCCCGATCGCCCGGGAAGCCTCCCGCGACCCGGCCCGGCCCGCCTCCGGTTCCCTGCTGAGCCGGGTGGGCAGCGCCGAATGGAATCTGCTGACCGATGTGGCCGAGTGGTCCGGGGAGCTGTACCGGATCCTCGGACGCGACCCCTCCGCTCCCCCGCTCACCCTCGACGAGCTGCCCTCGCTGGTGCTCACCGAGGACCGGCCGAAACTGACGGCGATGGTCACGGACTGCCTCGTCGACGGACGGCCGATCGACGGGGAGTTCCGCGTCGTGCACCCCGACGGAGCCGTACGGACCGTGCACATGATGGGCGAGCCCGTGCTCGACGCCGACGGCAGCACCGCCTCGATGTGGGCGGTGCTGCGGGACGTCAGCGAGCTGCGCCGCAGCCGGCGTGTGGTGAGCGAGACCCGTGACTCGCTCCGGCACGACGCGCGGCAGGCGCAGCCCGGGCACCGGGCCGCGGTCGAGTCGCAGGAGGCCGTGCCGCCCCGGCACGGCTCCCTGCGGCTCCCGTGCCGGAGCGGCCGGGGCATGGACATCGCCGTCGGACGCCTGCCGTCCTCGGCCGCCCCGCCGGACGGCGCGTGGTGCGACGCCCTCCCCCTCGACGGCGGCGAGACACTGCTCGCGGCCGGCGACCTGCCCCGGACCGGCGCCGACGAGGGTACGGCGATACTGCTCGGCGCCCTGCGCGGCATGGCACTGGCGGGAGCCCGGCCGGCCGAACTGCTGACCCTGCTGGACCGGCTGCTCGGCACCACGGCCCCGCCGGCCGCCCTGACCGGCGCGGTGTGCTGCCGCTACCGGCCCGCGACCCGCACGCTCGAATGGGCGCGCACCGACCACCCCGCACCGCTGCTGTTCCGTGCCGGGACGGGGCGCAGACTGCTCGCACCGGACGCCGCGTCGCAGCAGGCCGGGGAAACCCTGCGAGCCGGCGATGTCCTGCTGCTCCACACCACGGCACCGGCGCCGCGGCACGGCGGCAGCGGCACCGCGGACCCGTTCCTCGCCCTGGCCCCGCACCTCGCCACCGCCCGCACCGCGCAGGAAGGACTGCGGACGGTCGTGGAGCGGTACGGCGGGCCCGGACCCGCGGACGGCGCCCAGGTGCTCGTCGCCCGGGTGACCACGTAG
- a CDS encoding GlsB/YeaQ/YmgE family stress response membrane protein — translation MEIDGIISAIVIGIVIGILGRLVVPGRQRIGILWTIAVGIVAALIGSAIAAAFGVADTDGVDWVEWLIQIGLAALGVAALDRARARR, via the coding sequence ATGGAGATCGACGGGATCATCAGCGCCATCGTGATCGGCATAGTCATCGGCATCCTGGGCCGGCTCGTGGTTCCGGGCCGCCAGCGCATCGGCATTCTGTGGACCATCGCCGTCGGCATCGTGGCCGCGCTGATCGGATCCGCGATCGCCGCCGCGTTCGGCGTCGCCGACACCGACGGAGTGGACTGGGTCGAGTGGCTCATCCAGATCGGCCTCGCCGCGCTCGGCGTGGCCGCGCTGGACCGGGCGCGTGCGCGCCGCTGA